From Vogesella sp. XCS3, the proteins below share one genomic window:
- the motD gene encoding flagellar motor protein MotD → MARRRREEEEHENHERWLVSYADFITLLFAFFVVMYAISQVNEGKYRVLSSAMTDAFRSGNLAIQVTPPSGGANTMIEIPNTKPIATAIKSEARMKERRKLETLSSGLAKSLAPLIQGGQLSMRQDDEGVHIEIKDTALFPAGQAAPNGTSPALLADVARQLATVDNQVQVEGFTDNTPIRNAFFPSNWELSAARAGSIVRLFMENGIAPERLVAVGRGETKPSADNDTPEGRAQNRRVAITIISNTTIDQGSLPGGIEVKIPQ, encoded by the coding sequence ATGGCCCGACGCCGACGCGAGGAAGAAGAACACGAGAACCATGAACGCTGGCTGGTTTCCTACGCCGACTTCATCACCCTGCTGTTCGCCTTTTTTGTGGTGATGTACGCCATCTCGCAGGTCAACGAAGGCAAATACCGCGTGCTGTCCAGCGCCATGACCGACGCCTTCCGCAGCGGTAACCTGGCGATCCAGGTAACGCCCCCCAGTGGTGGCGCCAACACCATGATCGAGATTCCCAATACCAAGCCGATTGCCACCGCCATCAAGAGCGAAGCGCGCATGAAAGAGCGGCGCAAGCTGGAAACGCTGTCCAGCGGCCTGGCCAAGAGCCTGGCGCCGCTGATTCAGGGCGGCCAGCTGTCGATGCGCCAGGACGACGAAGGCGTGCACATCGAGATCAAGGACACCGCGCTGTTCCCGGCTGGCCAGGCTGCCCCCAACGGCACCTCGCCCGCGCTGCTGGCCGACGTAGCGCGCCAGCTGGCCACGGTAGACAACCAGGTACAAGTAGAAGGCTTTACCGACAACACGCCGATCCGCAACGCCTTCTTCCCGTCCAACTGGGAGCTGTCTGCCGCCCGCGCCGGCAGCATCGTGCGCCTGTTCATGGAAAACGGCATTGCACCCGAGCGCCTGGTAGCCGTTGGCCGCGGTGAAACCAAACCTAGCGCCGACAACGATACCCCGGAAGGGCGCGCGCAAAACCGCCGCGTGGCCATTACCATTATTTCCAATACCACGATTGACCAGGGCAGCCTGCCTGGCGGCATCGAGGTAAAAATACCGCAGTAA
- a CDS encoding Rieske 2Fe-2S domain-containing protein — translation MADARQLIASSSELADGGKGVRFTVPWQGEQAAAFAVRHQGVVHAYLNRCRHVPTELDWQDGRFFDSSGLYLICSLHGALYRPDSGLCVGGPCTGRSLQKLRTEECDGHVYYLPDSAP, via the coding sequence ATGGCTGATGCACGGCAACTGATCGCCAGCAGTAGCGAGCTGGCCGACGGCGGCAAGGGTGTGCGCTTTACCGTGCCGTGGCAGGGCGAGCAGGCCGCCGCCTTTGCCGTACGCCACCAGGGCGTAGTGCACGCCTACCTGAACCGCTGCCGCCACGTGCCTACCGAGCTGGACTGGCAGGATGGCCGCTTTTTCGACAGCAGCGGCCTGTACCTGATCTGCAGCCTGCACGGCGCGCTGTACCGGCCCGACAGCGGCCTGTGCGTGGGCGGCCCCTGCACCGGGCGCAGCCTGCAGAAGCTGCGCACGGAAGAATGCGACGGGCATGTATACTATCTGCCTGATTCAGCCCCTTAG
- a CDS encoding HAD-IIIA family hydrolase, producing MRHAYDLIVFDWDGTLMDSTAHIVRSIQLACVQLGLPEPSREAASHVIGLGLIDAMRHIHPQLPDATHQAMADAYRHQYVHQEETVELFDGVLEGLAALEDAGYLLAVATGKSRSGLNHALVSTGLQSRFVTTRTVDECHSKPHPDMLLQICEQTGMQPARTLMVGDTSHDLLMARHAGTHGAGVSYGAHPLQVLQDCGPQAIFHSYHELQQWLMHGN from the coding sequence ATGCGACACGCCTACGACCTGATCGTCTTTGACTGGGACGGCACCCTGATGGACTCCACCGCGCATATCGTGCGCAGCATCCAGCTCGCCTGCGTACAACTGGGCCTGCCCGAACCCAGCCGCGAGGCGGCCAGCCACGTGATCGGCCTGGGGCTGATCGACGCCATGCGCCACATCCACCCGCAGCTGCCAGATGCCACCCACCAGGCCATGGCCGACGCCTACCGCCACCAGTATGTGCATCAGGAAGAAACCGTGGAGCTGTTTGATGGCGTGCTGGAAGGGTTGGCCGCACTGGAAGACGCCGGCTACCTGCTGGCCGTGGCTACCGGCAAGAGCCGCAGCGGCCTGAACCACGCCCTGGTCAGCACCGGCCTGCAATCGCGCTTTGTCACCACCCGCACAGTAGACGAATGCCACAGCAAGCCGCACCCGGACATGCTGCTGCAGATCTGCGAGCAAACCGGCATGCAACCCGCCCGCACACTGATGGTAGGCGACACCAGCCACGACCTCTTGATGGCGCGCCACGCCGGCACCCACGGCGCGGGCGTCAGCTACGGCGCCCACCCGCTGCAGGTGCTGCAGGATTGCGGCCCGCAGGCCATCTTCCATAGCTACCACGAGCTGCAGCAATGGCTGATGCACGGCAACTGA
- a CDS encoding S49 family peptidase, with product MEQDRTWERQLIEKLATASLTEQRRARRWKIFFRLTWLAVLAGFIGLMFVDMESRNNSKAMGQPHTAVVSLDGSIDSESNVTAKMLDGLNAAYEDSNTRGIIIRANSPGGSPALSGMANDEILRLKKLHPKVPVYMVVEEVCASGCYYIAAAADRIYVDKASIVGSIGVISDGFGFDKAMDKLGIERRLATAGSNKGMGDPFSPKNPQQEAIRQGLLDEIHGQFIAVVKQGRGKRLADDPDLFSGRVWLGSSSIKLGLADGLGSVGSVARDVIKAEELVDFTPDDDLASRVARRIGVSFSGGVRAMLGDTRLH from the coding sequence GTGGAACAAGACCGCACCTGGGAACGCCAGCTGATCGAAAAACTGGCTACCGCCTCCCTCACAGAACAACGCCGCGCCCGCCGCTGGAAAATTTTCTTCCGCCTGACCTGGCTGGCCGTGCTGGCAGGCTTCATCGGCCTGATGTTTGTCGACATGGAAAGCCGCAACAACAGCAAGGCCATGGGCCAGCCGCATACGGCCGTGGTCTCGCTGGATGGCTCCATCGACAGCGAAAGCAACGTTACCGCCAAAATGCTGGACGGCCTGAACGCCGCCTACGAAGACAGCAACACCCGCGGCATCATCATCCGCGCCAATAGCCCCGGCGGCAGCCCTGCCCTGTCCGGCATGGCCAATGATGAAATCCTGCGCCTGAAAAAGCTGCACCCCAAGGTGCCGGTATACATGGTGGTAGAAGAAGTGTGCGCCTCGGGCTGCTACTACATTGCCGCCGCTGCCGACCGCATCTATGTTGATAAGGCCAGTATCGTCGGCTCCATTGGCGTGATTTCGGACGGCTTCGGCTTTGACAAGGCCATGGACAAGCTGGGCATCGAACGCCGCCTGGCCACCGCCGGCAGCAACAAGGGCATGGGCGACCCGTTCTCGCCGAAAAACCCGCAGCAAGAAGCCATCCGCCAGGGGCTGCTGGACGAAATCCACGGCCAGTTCATTGCCGTGGTCAAGCAAGGCCGCGGCAAGCGCCTGGCCGACGACCCGGACCTGTTCAGCGGCCGTGTCTGGCTGGGCAGCAGCAGCATCAAGCTGGGCCTGGCAGACGGCCTGGGCTCGGTGGGCTCGGTAGCCCGCGACGTGATCAAGGCTGAAGAGCTGGTGGACTTCACACCGGACGACGACCTGGCCAGCCGCGTAGCACGCCGCATCGGCGTATCGTTCAGCGGTGGTGTACGTGCCATGCTGGGTGACACCCGGCTGCACTAA